A stretch of the Thiomicrorhabdus xiamenensis genome encodes the following:
- a CDS encoding ABC transporter substrate-binding protein, whose translation MNDFYCRRRFLKYVSSAAAASSLLAGCSQPLADTTIRMAVTGRPQMLDPRKATDALSSRVNRLLYRKLIDFNERFEPIPDLADWQKLSDTHYRFRLREQSRFINGDLLTAEDIAATYNSVLDKDFGSAHRGSLKNIQRIEVIDQNTVDFFLTQVDALFVGRLVIGIVPKNLVEKQHPFHLDPVGSGACQCLKISEQSIVLQRRKDKVLLEFVPVKDATVRVLKLLNNEVDLLQNDLSPELVNYCQQQDGIAVSFREGTNFGYIGFNFEDTLLKQPALRQAIAHGINRQAVIDSMFKGHARLAQGLLVPEHWCGVEGMPDYEYNPHKARELLRQVEVPPELLKKDAQNRTVIELSYKTSNDPTRIRLATIYQAQLKPLGIELKIQSYDWGTFYNDIKKGRFQLYSLAWVGVKSPDIFQYVFASNAIPPKGANRGRYVDPVADDLILRAGQSPDLDEQAELYRQLQRRLHASLAAMPLWYEDQYVIHSKQLRGYRLFADGRFDGLLDVHKII comes from the coding sequence ATGAATGACTTTTATTGCCGTCGGCGTTTCTTAAAATATGTTTCATCGGCTGCGGCGGCTTCGTCCCTGCTGGCCGGCTGTTCTCAGCCTTTGGCCGACACCACGATTCGCATGGCGGTGACCGGACGGCCACAGATGCTTGACCCGCGCAAGGCAACCGATGCGCTTTCCAGCCGGGTTAACCGCCTGCTTTATCGTAAGTTAATCGATTTCAATGAACGTTTCGAACCGATCCCCGATCTTGCCGACTGGCAAAAGTTGTCAGATACCCACTACCGTTTTCGCCTCAGGGAACAAAGTCGTTTCATCAACGGCGATCTTCTGACCGCAGAAGATATCGCGGCAACCTATAACAGTGTTCTGGATAAGGATTTCGGTTCCGCGCATCGCGGTTCGCTGAAAAATATTCAGCGTATCGAAGTTATTGATCAAAACACGGTCGATTTTTTCCTGACTCAGGTGGACGCATTGTTTGTCGGTCGGTTGGTTATCGGTATCGTGCCGAAAAATCTGGTTGAAAAGCAACATCCGTTTCATCTCGATCCGGTCGGTTCCGGCGCCTGTCAGTGCCTGAAAATATCCGAGCAGTCGATCGTTCTGCAAAGGCGCAAAGACAAGGTTCTGTTGGAGTTCGTTCCGGTTAAGGATGCAACCGTGCGGGTACTTAAGTTGCTTAATAACGAAGTGGATCTGCTGCAGAACGATCTTTCTCCGGAACTGGTTAATTACTGCCAGCAGCAGGATGGGATCGCAGTCAGCTTTCGTGAAGGAACCAATTTCGGTTATATCGGTTTTAATTTTGAGGATACTTTATTAAAGCAGCCGGCACTGCGGCAGGCGATTGCGCATGGAATTAACCGTCAGGCGGTGATCGACAGTATGTTTAAAGGGCACGCGCGACTGGCTCAAGGGCTTCTGGTTCCTGAGCACTGGTGCGGTGTCGAAGGAATGCCGGACTACGAATATAATCCGCATAAGGCCCGCGAATTACTGCGACAGGTTGAAGTACCGCCCGAATTGCTGAAGAAAGACGCCCAGAACCGGACGGTGATCGAGCTGAGTTACAAGACTTCAAACGATCCGACGCGAATTCGTTTGGCGACCATTTATCAAGCGCAGCTCAAGCCGCTGGGAATTGAACTGAAGATTCAGAGTTATGACTGGGGGACTTTTTACAACGACATTAAAAAAGGCCGTTTTCAGCTTTACAGTCTGGCCTGGGTCGGTGTTAAAAGTCCGGATATTTTTCAGTATGTTTTCGCATCGAATGCGATTCCTCCGAAAGGCGCTAACCGTGGCCGCTATGTCGACCCGGTTGCCGACGATCTGATTTTGCGTGCCGGTCAAAGTCCGGATCTTGATGAACAGGCCGAACTTTATCGGCAGCTGCAACGTCGCCTGCATGCCAGTTTGGCAGCCATGCCTTTATGGTACGAGGATCAGTATGTGATCCACAGCAAGCAGCTTCGCGGCTATCGTCTTTTTGCCGATGGCCGTTTTGACGGCTTGCTTGATGTTCATAAAATTATTTGA
- the amrA gene encoding AmmeMemoRadiSam system protein A, with protein MQQSENELERKQADTAYALTEPQQKCLLSLAKGSIENGLNGFENNRLSTEFNLDDQLSSPGASFVTLNKEQQLRGCIGSLMAHRPLAEDVVANAYNAAFKDPRFAPVQVEEIRLLEMEISVLSAPQEIQGIETMQQLLDTLQPDVDGLILTQGFRRATFLPSVWGQLPDKGDFVRQLMRKGGIVQWSREIRCERYHSFKFGAQWQEIEAS; from the coding sequence ATGCAGCAGAGTGAAAATGAACTTGAACGCAAGCAAGCAGACACCGCTTACGCATTGACTGAGCCGCAGCAAAAATGCCTGTTGTCTTTGGCCAAGGGGTCGATAGAGAATGGATTGAACGGCTTTGAAAACAACCGGTTATCTACAGAATTTAATTTGGATGATCAGCTGTCCAGCCCCGGAGCCAGTTTTGTCACCCTGAATAAGGAACAACAGTTGCGCGGGTGTATCGGCAGTCTTATGGCGCACCGACCTCTGGCGGAAGATGTGGTTGCCAATGCCTATAATGCGGCTTTCAAGGATCCTCGTTTTGCGCCGGTACAGGTTGAGGAGATCCGTTTACTCGAAATGGAAATTTCCGTATTGAGTGCTCCGCAGGAAATACAGGGGATTGAGACTATGCAGCAACTGCTGGACACTCTGCAGCCTGATGTGGATGGCTTGATTCTGACGCAAGGTTTCAGACGGGCGACTTTTCTCCCTTCGGTTTGGGGGCAATTACCGGATAAGGGCGATTTTGTGCGGCAACTGATGCGCAAGGGCGGTATTGTGCAGTGGAGTCGTGAAATTCGTTGTGAGCGTTATCATTCGTTTAAATTTGGTGCCCAGTGGCAGGAGATCGAAGCGTCTTGA
- a CDS encoding prenyltransferase yields the protein MPLSAAALSSYQGIDWHPMILALLLISALLAHAAVNLRNEIEDTESGLDAITLKTAFSGGSGALLDFRADLGFAERAYQTMVAVLIVLGLYFSWKVSPWLLVFGGIGLILIRFYTSTITRLPLVYWLAAGLGFGPVMLLGSYWVIAGQADSAAMIFALICFFLVNNLLLLNQLPDIQADRTVGRTNVWIAYGNSNAYWLFVFSCLASLILLLIMAQVLEHKVLYLLTFWGVPMLWMAVHLKKWLKDHPDMAISLENLPILRPILAMNVIINLFFPLSIASALMI from the coding sequence ATGCCATTGTCTGCAGCGGCGCTGAGTTCCTATCAAGGCATTGATTGGCATCCCATGATACTCGCATTATTATTGATTAGCGCTTTGTTGGCGCATGCTGCGGTCAATTTGCGTAATGAAATCGAAGATACCGAATCCGGTCTCGATGCAATTACCCTTAAAACCGCTTTCAGCGGAGGTAGCGGGGCGCTACTCGATTTTCGGGCAGATCTTGGCTTTGCCGAACGCGCCTATCAAACCATGGTTGCCGTATTGATCGTGTTGGGGTTGTATTTTTCCTGGAAGGTAAGCCCGTGGCTGCTCGTTTTTGGCGGAATCGGCCTGATCTTGATCCGTTTTTACACTTCGACGATAACTCGACTGCCGTTGGTTTATTGGCTAGCGGCCGGGTTGGGATTCGGTCCGGTAATGCTTTTGGGGTCTTACTGGGTCATTGCCGGTCAGGCTGATAGTGCGGCAATGATTTTTGCATTAATCTGTTTTTTTCTGGTTAATAACCTCTTGCTGTTGAATCAGCTACCCGATATTCAGGCGGATCGAACCGTCGGTCGTACGAATGTCTGGATCGCCTATGGAAACAGCAACGCTTATTGGTTGTTTGTGTTCTCCTGTCTGGCCAGTCTGATTTTACTGTTGATTATGGCGCAGGTTCTGGAGCATAAGGTTCTTTATTTGCTGACGTTTTGGGGTGTCCCGATGCTCTGGATGGCGGTACATTTGAAAAAATGGCTCAAAGATCATCCGGACATGGCAATCAGCTTAGAAAATTTACCTATTTTGCGCCCAATTTTGGCAATGAATGTCATAATAAACCTCTTTTTTCCGTTGAGCATCGCTTCAGCTCTGATGATTTGA
- a CDS encoding TolC family outer membrane protein — translation MRHQPNKLFKGQWNPLKALPKALLIAGVFGLSQGANAKANGLIDVYQMALQYDPVLAQAKAQYEADKEQLNALEGGLLPQIQAGASYTNSDSSLSGYDAEYTNMSLTLNQSVYQHELWARIDQSEIALQASQIALQTAEEELILKVTEAYFNVLLAEQTLELYKSREKADLLQLESAQASAEVGLASQVDVLQAKSSYDLSKSNRINAENSLDLAQEELLKITGKPFESLKMLPLETQLPHYELSLAEVETRAQETNLGVRASVYQAQIAKQEIEVQKSGHWPTVSAQAQYNDRNYQTDQSDVSDTSIGVNVTVPLYTGGSTTSNVSAARFASQKSNEALRDSKNLARLNARSQVRNIQRGEVLIAALREAVKSNDAFLEAAEEGYKVGLKDMLEVLSARANQVDARKNLVEALHNQVLNRLRLESALGDLTPQDLEEFDRLLKAGSNAS, via the coding sequence ATGCGACATCAGCCAAATAAACTTTTTAAAGGGCAGTGGAATCCACTTAAAGCACTTCCGAAGGCGTTGTTGATTGCAGGAGTTTTCGGGCTTTCACAAGGCGCTAATGCCAAAGCGAACGGACTGATCGACGTTTATCAGATGGCGTTGCAGTACGATCCTGTATTGGCTCAGGCAAAAGCACAGTATGAAGCCGATAAAGAACAGTTGAATGCGTTGGAAGGTGGGCTGTTGCCGCAGATTCAGGCTGGTGCCTCTTACACCAATTCCGACAGTTCGCTGTCCGGTTATGACGCAGAATATACCAATATGTCGCTGACGCTGAATCAGAGCGTTTATCAGCACGAACTCTGGGCGCGAATCGATCAGTCGGAAATTGCGCTACAGGCTTCACAGATCGCGTTGCAGACTGCAGAAGAAGAGCTGATCCTTAAAGTCACGGAAGCTTATTTCAATGTGTTGCTTGCCGAGCAGACATTGGAATTGTATAAGTCGCGTGAAAAGGCGGATCTGTTACAGCTGGAAAGCGCACAGGCATCGGCAGAAGTCGGTTTGGCGAGCCAGGTCGATGTCCTGCAAGCCAAATCCAGTTATGACCTGTCAAAGTCGAATCGAATTAACGCCGAAAACAGTTTGGATCTGGCGCAGGAAGAGCTGCTTAAAATTACCGGGAAGCCATTCGAATCTCTGAAAATGTTACCGCTTGAAACGCAGTTGCCGCACTATGAACTGAGTCTTGCCGAAGTGGAAACTCGTGCTCAGGAGACTAATCTGGGGGTTCGCGCTTCAGTTTATCAGGCGCAAATCGCCAAGCAGGAGATTGAAGTGCAGAAATCAGGGCACTGGCCAACGGTTTCTGCTCAGGCGCAATATAACGACCGGAATTACCAGACCGATCAATCTGACGTTTCCGATACCTCAATCGGGGTTAATGTGACGGTTCCGCTATACACCGGTGGCAGTACGACTTCCAATGTCAGCGCAGCGCGCTTTGCCAGTCAGAAGAGTAATGAGGCGTTGCGTGACAGTAAAAACCTGGCACGTCTTAATGCCCGCTCGCAGGTGCGAAACATCCAGCGTGGCGAAGTTTTGATTGCCGCACTGCGTGAAGCGGTCAAATCGAATGATGCTTTCTTGGAAGCGGCGGAAGAAGGTTATAAAGTCGGCCTTAAAGATATGCTTGAAGTTCTGAGTGCGCGTGCCAACCAAGTGGATGCGCGCAAAAATCTCGTTGAGGCGCTGCATAATCAGGTTTTAAACCGTCTACGTTTGGAATCGGCGCTTGGCGATTTGACGCCGCAGGATCTGGAAGAGTTCGACCGATTGCTTAAGGCGGGAAGCAACGCCTCCTAA
- the amrS gene encoding AmmeMemoRadiSam system radical SAM enzyme: MKNVDLAEDSVVPVGHWRKLENGLIQCDLCPRECKLHEGQRGFCFVRGRKDDKMWLTSYGRSSGFCIDPIEKKPLNHFLPGSAVLSFGTAGCNLACKFCQNWDMSKARDMDRLLDRAAPQSLAQAAQGHNCASVAYTYNDPVIFYEYALDTAEACREVGVKNVAVTAGYISEKPRESFFKAMDAANIDLKGFSERFYQQLTGAKLQPVLETIEYVSQETDCWLELTTLLIPGENDSEREIAAMCEWIAEHCGEQVPLHFTAYHPDYRMMDNPATPAATLEKARKIAMQTGLQYVYTGNVLDPEGQGTYCPHCGKKVIGRYRYDLGEWNLHTTDGKTLCNHCNGEIAGVFTETPGTWGNRRQPIRLDS; the protein is encoded by the coding sequence ATGAAAAATGTCGATTTAGCCGAAGATTCTGTTGTTCCTGTGGGCCATTGGCGCAAACTCGAAAACGGTTTAATCCAATGCGATCTCTGCCCTCGCGAATGCAAACTGCATGAAGGACAAAGGGGATTCTGTTTTGTGCGTGGCCGTAAAGACGACAAAATGTGGCTGACTTCCTATGGGCGTTCCAGCGGTTTCTGCATCGACCCGATCGAAAAAAAACCGTTAAACCACTTTCTTCCCGGATCCGCTGTCCTATCATTCGGCACGGCAGGCTGTAATCTGGCATGCAAATTCTGTCAGAACTGGGATATGTCCAAAGCCAGAGATATGGATCGACTGCTTGATCGCGCAGCACCGCAAAGCCTCGCCCAAGCAGCTCAAGGCCATAATTGTGCTTCGGTCGCCTATACCTACAACGACCCGGTTATTTTCTATGAATACGCCCTTGATACCGCTGAAGCCTGCCGCGAAGTTGGCGTTAAAAATGTCGCAGTGACCGCCGGCTACATCAGTGAAAAACCGCGAGAATCCTTTTTCAAGGCGATGGATGCGGCCAATATCGATCTCAAGGGATTCAGCGAACGCTTTTACCAGCAATTAACCGGTGCAAAGCTACAGCCGGTGCTGGAAACGATTGAATATGTCAGTCAGGAAACCGACTGCTGGCTGGAACTGACCACCCTGCTGATTCCGGGTGAAAACGACAGTGAACGGGAAATCGCCGCTATGTGCGAATGGATCGCGGAGCATTGCGGAGAGCAGGTTCCCCTGCACTTTACCGCCTATCATCCCGACTACCGGATGATGGATAATCCGGCTACGCCAGCGGCGACACTTGAGAAGGCGCGTAAAATTGCCATGCAGACAGGATTGCAGTATGTCTATACCGGAAATGTGCTCGACCCGGAAGGCCAAGGAACTTACTGCCCGCATTGTGGTAAAAAAGTAATCGGTCGTTACCGATACGACCTCGGAGAATGGAATTTACACACTACAGACGGCAAAACTTTATGCAATCACTGCAACGGTGAAATTGCCGGGGTATTTACTGAGACGCCGGGAACCTGGGGCAATCGACGCCAGCCGATCAGGCTTGACAGTTAA
- the cysM gene encoding cysteine synthase CysM, translating into MFATLTDFVGNTPLVKVQRLLNPQTNSVILAKLEGNNPAGSVKDRPALYMIQQAEARGEIKPGDTLVEATSGNTGIALAMAAALKGYKMKLIMPDNMSMERKASMSAYGAELITVSKEEGMEGARDLAQKMVRDGQGVMLDQFSNPDNPLAHYHSTGPEIWRDSQQKITHFVSAMGTTGTIMGTSMYLKEQNPDIQIVGVQPQEGAAIPGIRRWPKEYMPKIYEETRVDRIIDMSQTLAEETMREMARKEGIFAGVSSGGAMAAALKVANEVENAVVVTIVCDRGDRYLSTGVFN; encoded by the coding sequence ATGTTTGCAACCCTTACTGATTTTGTCGGCAATACGCCGCTTGTCAAAGTTCAGCGTCTTCTCAATCCGCAAACCAACAGCGTGATTCTCGCCAAGCTGGAGGGGAATAATCCGGCGGGTTCGGTCAAGGATCGTCCTGCTCTGTATATGATTCAGCAGGCGGAAGCACGCGGAGAGATTAAACCGGGGGATACTCTGGTCGAGGCGACAAGCGGAAATACCGGTATTGCCCTGGCTATGGCAGCGGCATTGAAAGGGTACAAGATGAAGCTGATTATGCCGGACAATATGAGTATGGAACGCAAGGCGTCCATGTCCGCATATGGCGCCGAGTTGATTACGGTTTCCAAAGAAGAGGGGATGGAAGGCGCTCGTGATCTGGCTCAAAAAATGGTCAGGGACGGTCAGGGGGTTATGCTTGATCAGTTCTCCAATCCGGATAATCCGCTGGCTCATTATCATTCGACCGGTCCGGAGATCTGGCGCGATTCGCAGCAGAAAATCACCCATTTTGTCAGTGCCATGGGTACTACCGGAACCATTATGGGGACCTCCATGTATCTGAAAGAACAGAATCCAGATATTCAGATTGTCGGTGTGCAACCGCAGGAAGGCGCGGCAATTCCGGGGATTCGCCGTTGGCCGAAGGAGTATATGCCGAAGATTTACGAAGAGACTCGCGTAGATCGAATTATTGATATGTCTCAGACATTGGCCGAGGAAACGATGCGCGAGATGGCGCGCAAGGAAGGTATTTTTGCCGGTGTTTCTTCCGGAGGGGCTATGGCCGCGGCACTGAAGGTCGCCAATGAAGTGGAAAACGCTGTGGTGGTGACGATTGTCTGCGACCGTGGCGACCGTTATCTTTCCACGGGTGTTTTCAATTAA
- a CDS encoding L,D-transpeptidase, which yields MKFSIQVSIADQQLDLTEDGRVLKRYLVSTALKGPGNLKNSGQTPIGKHYIRAKIGAGQPENTVFVGRRATGEIYSQYLAEAYPERDWILTRILWLCGTQPGINRLGNVDSMQRYIYIHGTPDSEPMGVPLSHGCIRMRNADIVELFDQVGYGTEVEIVL from the coding sequence TTGAAGTTTTCGATTCAGGTTTCCATTGCAGATCAGCAACTCGATTTAACAGAAGATGGTCGAGTGCTTAAACGTTATTTGGTCAGTACAGCTCTCAAAGGTCCGGGCAATCTTAAAAATTCGGGGCAGACACCGATCGGCAAGCATTACATTCGCGCCAAAATCGGTGCCGGACAGCCTGAAAACACGGTTTTTGTCGGGCGCCGGGCAACTGGAGAAATTTATTCGCAATATCTGGCCGAAGCATACCCCGAACGCGACTGGATTCTGACCCGTATTCTCTGGTTATGTGGAACGCAGCCGGGTATCAACCGTCTCGGGAATGTCGATAGCATGCAACGTTATATCTATATTCATGGAACCCCGGATAGCGAACCGATGGGCGTTCCTTTATCGCACGGCTGTATCCGTATGCGCAATGCCGATATTGTGGAACTTTTCGATCAGGTTGGCTACGGAACCGAAGTGGAGATTGTTCTGTGA
- a CDS encoding CYTH domain-containing protein, with product MAREIERKFLVEDDSWKALAHKKTHFAQGYLTPLKGAVKSSVRVRIEGEQANINIKSLEIGLSRDEYEYSIPVADAEKMLKTLAVGPVIEKIRYLVDYGSHTWEIDEFHGDNQGLIVAEVEMASEDEQIAMPEWAGKEVTQEARYYNISLSEYPYQSWNENEKKGF from the coding sequence ATGGCAAGGGAAATCGAACGTAAGTTTTTAGTCGAGGACGACAGCTGGAAAGCGTTAGCGCACAAGAAAACCCATTTTGCACAAGGCTACCTGACTCCGTTGAAAGGGGCAGTAAAGAGCTCGGTACGCGTACGTATCGAAGGTGAGCAGGCTAATATCAATATAAAAAGCCTTGAAATCGGTTTAAGTCGCGACGAGTATGAATACTCAATTCCTGTGGCGGACGCCGAAAAAATGTTAAAAACCCTGGCTGTCGGCCCGGTAATCGAAAAAATCCGTTATCTGGTGGACTACGGCAGTCATACCTGGGAAATCGACGAATTTCACGGAGATAATCAGGGGTTGATTGTCGCTGAAGTGGAAATGGCGTCCGAAGACGAGCAAATAGCGATGCCGGAATGGGCCGGCAAAGAGGTGACTCAGGAAGCACGCTATTATAATATTAGTCTTTCCGAATATCCGTACCAGAGCTGGAACGAAAACGAGAAAAAAGGATTTTAG
- the amrB gene encoding AmmeMemoRadiSam system protein B: MTSIRETAVAGLFYPDNATVLGDWLATTLGSEAGTNKVETTIPRAIIVPHAGYIYSGDTAAKGFELWQGAQDKIRTVVVLGPAHRIGFRGVSTVDFSALATPLGELEVDCRLRDELLQRFDFLSIHNAAHAPEHSLEVELPFIKYLLPDVQVLPLLNGSVSVQDEIDLIRDLWRREGVYFVISSDLSHFLDYDNARKIDAETADLIEAREWQSLSAERACGYKGIQSVLAAREDRSLQVVRLQTLNSGDTAGDKSRVVGYGAWALYEKSHEVS, encoded by the coding sequence ATGACATCGATTCGCGAAACGGCCGTGGCCGGTCTTTTCTATCCGGATAATGCAACGGTTTTAGGCGATTGGCTGGCCACGACACTCGGTTCTGAGGCAGGTACGAACAAAGTTGAAACGACAATTCCCCGAGCGATTATTGTTCCGCATGCCGGTTATATTTATTCCGGGGATACCGCAGCCAAAGGATTTGAATTATGGCAGGGTGCGCAAGATAAAATCCGCACGGTCGTCGTGCTGGGGCCGGCGCACAGAATCGGTTTTCGTGGTGTCAGCACGGTGGATTTTTCAGCATTGGCGACGCCGCTCGGTGAACTTGAGGTGGATTGTCGTTTACGTGATGAACTTTTACAGCGTTTTGACTTTCTGAGCATTCATAATGCTGCACATGCGCCTGAACACAGTCTCGAGGTTGAATTACCGTTTATAAAATATCTGTTGCCCGATGTGCAGGTTTTACCTCTGCTTAACGGTTCGGTATCCGTGCAGGATGAGATCGATTTGATTCGTGATTTATGGCGTAGAGAAGGCGTCTATTTCGTAATCAGTAGCGATTTGAGCCATTTTCTGGATTATGACAACGCCCGTAAAATTGATGCAGAAACGGCGGATTTAATTGAGGCTCGAGAGTGGCAGTCACTGTCCGCAGAGCGTGCTTGCGGTTATAAGGGGATTCAAAGCGTGCTTGCAGCGCGTGAAGATCGTTCATTACAGGTTGTGCGTTTGCAGACGTTGAATTCCGGTGATACCGCCGGAGATAAAAGCCGGGTTGTCGGTTACGGAGCCTGGGCGTTATATGAAAAATCGCACGAGGTGAGTTAA
- a CDS encoding ABC transporter permease, protein MAVSAFFIGEGANQVNLNLLLTPPGSEHLLGTDELGRPLLQRVVLGAQTSLMVALSVVVFSAMIGTTIGIVSAYYGGWIDRVLTKIIDVFLAFPGLLLAIALAAVLGPGIENVIFALVVVGWVGFARLARAQTLSLRSREHILAAKALAVPNYRIFYRHLLPLILAPLGVEATFGIAGAVIAEAGLSFLGLGVQPPEASWGNMIKEGTRYLLVAPHLVLAPGIALMLLVLAVNLLGDQLRDYLDVKGRHQHKA, encoded by the coding sequence ATGGCGGTGTCCGCGTTTTTTATCGGCGAGGGCGCTAACCAGGTCAATCTGAACCTGCTGTTGACTCCGCCCGGTAGCGAACATCTTCTCGGTACCGACGAACTCGGCCGTCCATTGTTGCAAAGAGTGGTTCTCGGCGCCCAGACCTCGTTAATGGTGGCGCTGAGTGTGGTCGTGTTCTCAGCGATGATTGGTACCACTATTGGTATTGTCAGTGCCTATTACGGCGGTTGGATAGACCGCGTTCTGACCAAAATTATCGATGTCTTTCTCGCTTTTCCCGGTCTGCTTCTGGCCATTGCGCTGGCGGCGGTACTTGGGCCGGGAATCGAAAATGTCATCTTTGCACTGGTTGTCGTTGGTTGGGTCGGCTTCGCCCGTCTGGCACGTGCACAGACCTTGAGTCTGCGCTCGCGCGAACATATTCTGGCGGCAAAAGCTTTGGCGGTTCCCAACTACCGGATTTTTTACCGTCACCTGCTGCCGTTGATTCTGGCGCCGCTCGGGGTAGAAGCCACTTTCGGCATTGCCGGTGCGGTCATCGCCGAGGCAGGACTGTCGTTTCTGGGCTTGGGTGTCCAGCCGCCCGAAGCGTCATGGGGGAATATGATCAAAGAAGGAACCCGTTACCTTCTGGTGGCACCTCATCTGGTGTTGGCGCCGGGAATTGCGCTTATGCTGCTGGTTCTGGCCGTCAATCTGTTAGGTGATCAGTTACGTGACTATCTGGATGTCAAAGGACGTCATCAGCATAAAGCTTAA
- the nikB gene encoding nickel ABC transporter permease, whose amino-acid sequence MIGFILRLLGSVLFVSFIVGTLVFMLLHLVPGDPVAVMLGDWASPADELALRTQLGLDLPIWQQYWHYLTGLVQGDLGSSLFYQQPVADLIGERFPLTAHLAVMSLLLAILIAFPLGIWAALRAGRWPDHLSMGVSLLGVSIPNFWLGPMLILVFALWLGWLPVSGAQQPWSWVLPTVTLGTALAAILARMLRASLLEVMHEDYIRTAQAKGLSSIQVYGRHALFNALLPVVTILGLQLGTLLGGAVITEVVFDWPGLGNLLVESIQRRDYPVVQGCILVISVAYISINGLTELVYAWLDPRIRLAK is encoded by the coding sequence GTGATCGGGTTTATTCTGCGTCTGCTCGGATCGGTTCTGTTTGTTTCTTTTATCGTCGGAACGCTGGTTTTCATGCTGTTGCATCTGGTTCCAGGCGATCCGGTTGCCGTCATGCTCGGTGACTGGGCATCTCCGGCAGACGAGTTGGCGCTGCGAACGCAGCTCGGCCTTGATCTGCCGATCTGGCAGCAATACTGGCACTATCTTACCGGTCTTGTTCAAGGCGATTTAGGCAGCTCGTTATTTTATCAGCAGCCGGTTGCCGATCTGATTGGCGAACGTTTCCCGTTAACGGCTCACCTGGCGGTAATGTCGCTCTTGCTGGCCATTCTAATCGCCTTCCCTTTAGGAATCTGGGCCGCTTTGCGCGCAGGCCGGTGGCCGGATCATCTGTCCATGGGCGTTTCTCTGCTGGGGGTTTCCATTCCGAATTTCTGGTTGGGGCCGATGCTGATCCTGGTGTTTGCATTGTGGCTCGGTTGGTTGCCAGTCAGCGGCGCACAGCAACCCTGGTCCTGGGTTTTACCAACGGTGACTCTGGGGACGGCTTTGGCCGCCATTCTGGCGCGTATGTTACGCGCTTCTCTGCTTGAAGTGATGCATGAAGATTATATTCGTACGGCGCAGGCCAAAGGCTTGTCTTCGATTCAGGTGTATGGCCGGCATGCTCTGTTCAACGCGCTCCTGCCAGTAGTCACCATTCTCGGTTTGCAATTAGGAACCCTGTTGGGCGGAGCGGTGATTACCGAGGTAGTCTTCGACTGGCCAGGACTGGGCAATCTGCTGGTCGAATCGATTCAGCGGCGCGATTATCCGGTTGTACAGGGGTGTATTCTGGTCATCAGTGTCGCCTATATCAGTATCAACGGTCTGACGGAACTGGTGTATGCCTGGCTCGATCCGCGGATCCGTCTGGCGAAATAA